A window of Rufibacter sp. LB8 contains these coding sequences:
- a CDS encoding TerC family protein, with protein sequence MFDVFSNPDVWLSLLTLTFMEVVLGIDNIVFISIVVGRLPKDQQARGRTIGLMLALVFRIILLMFISTIVNAKEPIFTLNLFWMEEPFGVSWRDIILLAGGLFLLAKSTTEIHNKLEGEEESHNAAGGTATMGKILLQIIVIDLVFSFDSILTAVGMVDHLIVMVIAVILSMGIMLAFAKVISDFVNTHPTVKMLALSFLILIGVMLIVEAFHGEIPKGYIYFAMFFSLMVEMLNMKLRKSVPPVQLRQNEIKDNDGNPGTLM encoded by the coding sequence ATGTTTGACGTTTTCTCCAACCCAGATGTCTGGCTCAGCCTGCTCACCCTTACCTTCATGGAAGTGGTGCTGGGCATTGACAATATTGTGTTCATCTCCATTGTGGTGGGCCGCCTGCCCAAAGACCAGCAGGCCCGGGGCCGTACCATTGGCCTCATGCTGGCGCTGGTGTTCCGGATTATTCTGCTGATGTTCATCAGTACCATTGTCAATGCCAAGGAGCCTATCTTCACCTTAAATCTGTTCTGGATGGAGGAACCGTTTGGCGTGTCCTGGCGAGACATCATTCTGTTGGCGGGTGGTTTGTTCCTGCTGGCCAAGAGTACCACTGAGATCCACAACAAACTGGAAGGCGAGGAAGAGTCGCACAACGCTGCCGGCGGCACGGCCACCATGGGCAAGATTCTGCTTCAGATTATTGTGATTGACCTAGTGTTCTCCTTTGACTCTATCTTAACCGCCGTGGGCATGGTAGACCACCTGATTGTAATGGTGATTGCCGTAATTCTGTCTATGGGTATTATGCTGGCCTTCGCCAAGGTGATCAGTGATTTTGTGAACACGCACCCTACCGTGAAAATGCTGGCCCTGTCTTTCCTGATCTTGATTGGGGTGATGCTGATAGTAGAGGCGTTCCACGGTGAAATCCCGAAGGGCTACATCTACTTCGCCATGTTCTTCTCCCTCATGGTAGAGATGCTGAACATGAAACTCCGGAAGTCTGTGCCGCCGGTGCAGCTTCGCCAGAACGAAATCAAGGACAACGACGGCAACCCCGGCACCTTGATGTAG
- a CDS encoding YajQ family cyclic di-GMP-binding protein, with protein MPSFDIVSKVDPQTLDNAMNTVKKEIQTRFDFRDTKGSIELDKKTNVVHITTENDMRLRQIEDIILSKIVKQNIDATALDFSNEAFPSGPMIKKDVKVRAGIDKEDAKKMVKIIKDSKLKVTPAIMDDQVRVTAKKIDDLQDVIALLRRSELGIPLQFVNMKS; from the coding sequence ATGCCGTCATTTGATATTGTGAGCAAGGTTGATCCGCAGACGCTGGACAACGCCATGAACACCGTTAAAAAAGAGATCCAGACCCGTTTTGACTTCAGAGACACCAAAGGGAGCATTGAGCTGGACAAGAAAACCAACGTGGTGCACATTACCACCGAGAATGACATGCGCTTGCGCCAGATTGAAGACATCATTCTGAGCAAGATTGTGAAGCAGAACATTGACGCCACCGCGCTTGATTTCTCTAATGAGGCGTTCCCCAGCGGGCCCATGATCAAGAAAGACGTGAAGGTGCGCGCCGGCATTGACAAGGAAGACGCCAAGAAAATGGTGAAAATCATCAAAGACAGCAAACTCAAAGTGACGCCCGCCATCATGGATGACCAGGTGCGCGTGACCGCCAAGAAGATTGATGATCTGCAGGACGTGATTGCCTTGCTGCGCCGCTCAGAACTGGGCATTCCGCTGCAGTTTGTGAACATGAAATCATAA
- a CDS encoding GNAT family N-acetyltransferase — MDNSGVAVCLMPDKLSRFRRFYGTEYKNARMQIIQPSSFHEFEQYYRLRYEMLRKPWHQPLGSERVDDDDQAIHLMAIHSDSGEIMGGCRVHLESDTEAQLRFLAVGPKYQNKQVGRRLLQAVEEEARKMGAKDLIVQAREYAKNFYKRNGFTEEYPTHLLFGEVQHYQMRKPLY; from the coding sequence ATGGACAATTCTGGTGTGGCCGTTTGCCTAATGCCAGACAAACTTAGTAGATTTAGGCGATTTTACGGAACAGAGTACAAAAACGCCCGCATGCAAATCATCCAGCCCTCGTCTTTCCACGAGTTTGAACAGTATTACCGCCTTCGCTATGAAATGTTGCGCAAGCCCTGGCACCAGCCCCTGGGCAGCGAGCGCGTCGACGACGACGACCAGGCCATTCACCTCATGGCCATCCACAGTGACTCCGGCGAAATCATGGGCGGCTGCCGCGTGCACCTGGAATCTGACACCGAGGCCCAGCTTCGGTTTCTGGCCGTGGGACCCAAATACCAGAACAAGCAGGTAGGCCGCAGATTATTACAAGCTGTGGAGGAGGAAGCCCGAAAAATGGGCGCCAAAGACCTCATTGTCCAGGCCCGCGAGTACGCCAAGAACTTTTACAAGCGCAACGGCTTCACCGAGGAATACCCCACGCACCTGCTCTTCGGCGAAGTGCAACATTACCAGATGCGCAAGCCGTTGTACTAG